The DNA segment ACATGATATTGATCATCTTCTGCCTTGTCGTTTGTTTTCCTCCGGCCATTATTAATTAGGTCTATGATTAAATGATAACTAATTAAATATGCTTATACGCGTGGCTGATTCATGGCAGACAACATGTTGCCATAGATCGCATTTAATGACGATAGATTTTTAGCAAGTTTGCCCACTTCATCTTTAAACTGTTTAGAATCTTCCATAGACTCATTGAAGTTATTCATCGTCAGGGAAAGGTTCTGATAGAACTTATTCATTGATTTAAGATGCGCACTTGAATCCTGTAATTCCAGTTCGTAGACTGCATTTAAAGCAGAAAGGTTTTTCGCAAGGGCATTCACTTGTGAGTGATAAGCCTGAGAAGCACCTGTACTTTCTCCAATTTCGACCAGTTGAGCTGTTGCTTTAGAGAACGCTCCGTTTAAAGAATCGAAACTTGCAGAAGCAGTTTTCAGCTTGCTTGTAAATTCGTTTGTTGCTGTTGAAGCATCCGCTACATTAGAAATTGCAGCGACTTTATCTCCAAAGGTACGTAGTCCTGTACCCAGACTTTCGATCAGTTCGGGTCCAACTTTGGCATCTGC comes from the Pedobacter sp. FW305-3-2-15-E-R2A2 genome and includes:
- the gldL gene encoding gliding motility protein GldL; this translates as MAAAKRKFDKMHLAISLGASVVILGALFKILHLGGVWGNYMIGIGLGVEAILFALTGFIQPEPEPEWERVYPELRADYDGELPTSSARAAVQPAASFSSTAALDKMLADAKVGPELIESLGTGLRTFGDKVAAISNVADASTATNEFTSKLKTASASFDSLNGAFSKATAQLVEIGESTGASQAYHSQVNALAKNLSALNAVYELELQDSSAHLKSMNKFYQNLSLTMNNFNESMEDSKQFKDEVGKLAKNLSSLNAIYGNMLSAMNQPRV